A window of Mustela erminea isolate mMusErm1 chromosome 19, mMusErm1.Pri, whole genome shotgun sequence genomic DNA:
GTTGTGGTGCCCGGGAGGCTCAGaaggttgggcttctgcctttggttcatgatccagggtcctgggatcaagccccatgtcaggctctctgctcaacagggagcttgcctTCCCTTCTaactctgcctactagtgatctctctttgtcaaatatatagacaaatttataaacaaatatatagacaaatatatgtcaaatatatagacaaaatctctaagaaatatttatatctgcatatatatatgtgtatacatatataaaagattttatttatttacacgacagacagagatcacaagtaggcaaagaggcaggcagagagagaggggaaagcaaactccgtgctgagcagagagcccaatgtgtgctcgatcccaggaccctgggatcatgacctgaggtgaaggcagaggctttaacccactgagccacccaggcaccctatctaagaaatatatttcacttgagagaatgagagagagagagacacttgtGGTGCTGGGTggtgatgggcagagagagagaaatcaactcaccactgggcagggagcccaatgcagggctcatgacctgagcctaaaacagacacttaatgactgagccacccagacatccgaACTACATTCGGATTCTACTACTACATTCATGATGGCACTGAAGAAAGGGAGCAAGGTCCGGCACAGCGGTGAAGCAGTTTCCCTGAAGGATCTCCCAACCACACTGGATCTGACCTTGACTGGGGTTACCTACCTGGGAAATGAGGGAGCAACCACAGCACATGCCCAGCTGATCCAGCCTATTCCACTGTCCAGAAGGCTTCTTCATCTCAAACATCTATTCTACcatgtgacttattttttttttaaagaattttttatttgtttgttagggatagagggagagagggcaagcGAGCACAgtcagacagagaggcaggcagaggcagagggagatgcaggctccatgccaggcaaggagcccgatgtgggacacgatcccaggatgctgggatcatgacctgagccaaaggcagcttcttagccaactgagccacccaggcgtccctaccacGTGACATCATAAAGCTGCCAACATGACTGCATCATCAAACACCCTCCTCCACACCTTGTCAGGGATCTAGGCAGGGATAGTACAGACATCACTGATACCCAACAACATTATTCCTCAGGAAGACACAGCAGGTCAATCGTATCATCAGGAAAAAAGCAGACCTACCCTACTCCTGAGAGACCCGTATTAGTCATCTCTTCTCCTCATGACATGTATTCACCAACTGACACCAACAAGAGCTGCCTGTGTCTTGCAGTGACTAAAGGGAGCCACctccctgggataatgacctgagccgaaagcagaggctttaacccactaagccaccgaggtgccctagTAAACTGTTTTCTAACATACGGTTATGGGTATGCCATGAATGACGTGTTATTCTACGTCTAGTGTTATTCTATTTCAACACGGGAAAGAGTTCCTCACATTTAGTTTTAATAGGTCTTGTCTTTCTCTTGAAGAATGGTAACTTCCTCATATTAAAATTAGACTCAATTCACACAACCCCGTGCTTTATGTCTTAATACCCATTGGCTTTCCATCTGTCTAATCTCAATTAAGCATCTTCTGAAGACACTCTCTCCACAACACAGGCAAAAAAGAGAATGGCTGTGGTTCCTatgtagcaaagaaaaaaaaaatgagggtgaaTACAACTGGAGATCTGGAGATAAGTAGGTCATAAAACAAGTACAAGTTATTTTTCTACATCTAGGAAGTCACGTGGGAAGCTCAGCACAGTTGTCCTACCCTACATGCTAAGTCCTCATCTTAAATTTTTTGTCTCTTCCCTAGGCTACTACATCACTCTAGTTgggaaatatttctctttcttatgggGTATCTATGACACACATAGGATGgtcatatgtgcatgtgtacctCACGGACACATGAAAACCACCCTCAATGCAGGACGTGAGGCACATACTTTCATTTGGGGCCATGGGTCAATACTATAGAGTCCCAAGTCTATGTCCAGAATACGCCATTCTGACTAAAACAGATTTAGAGGGAGTCTTCTCTATGGGACATGGGAAGGAAGGTATTGGAAGAAAGGAGTGATGGCGGCTCACTGAGAGAGAGTACAGATGTCGTATAAGACGTTCTATTAACTTGTCCCCCTACAGCGTGCTGACTGGGGAATGCACTAGTGGAAGAGCTCCTGTCAGTACAAGGCCCCGAAAACACTACTGGCTAGACAAAATCAATGCCAAATAGCAGTATCAAGGAGTACACGAGCTAAAAGACCAACAATACGTATTCTCTATGTCACAAAGCTTGGTAGTACACATACAGTAATATCATCCTAttcacaaagaggagaaaatcatAGCATAGACTGgggaaaaataatcacatatCCCTTCCACCTTCAGAGTACTGGGAAAATGGTGTCCTAGGTATATTGTTTTACTCCAGTACCAAACACGTGATGGATTCCATCAGCTCCAACAACCTGCAATGAAATAGAACAACACTAGACGTAGAATAACACGTCATTCATGGCATACCCATATCCGTATGTTAGAAAACAGTTtactggggcacctcggtggcttagtgggttaaagcctctgctttcagctcaggtcattatcccagggtcttgggatccagcccccattGAGCTCTCTGTTGCAccgggagcctgctcctcctctctcaatctgcctgcctctctgcctacttgtgatcactttttgtcaacaaaataaagaaaatctttttttcccaagattttatttatttatttgacagagagagatcacaagtagacagtgaggcaggcagagagagaggaggaagcaggctccctgctgagcagagagcccgatgtgggactcgatcccaggaccctgagatcataacctgagctgaaggcagtggcttaacccactgagccacccaggcaccccccaaataaataaaatcttttaaagaaaaaacaccactgttttattaatgaaaatacattaatatcATACATACTCTGAGTAATGCATATCAAATCCACTCTATTGTCTCCATTTGAAATACAGAACACACATGTGCAAAAGCATTCAAGTGTTGTCATAAGGATGTGGGAGTACCTATTTCCGAAAATTTCGGGATTGAGGTACATTGCTCAGAAATGTGTATGTTCAATTGTATGGCATTGTAGGGGTGAAGAGTTAGCTACCCTCCTGCAGTCATCTGTcaggattttctcatttaatcacaTCAAGTCATACTCTCTAACGACTGCACTTACGAAGATACATTCAGAGTTCACTGCACGACTACCTCTTCTTTCTTCAAGGACAATAAGCAGTCCTTAGGCACTCTCTCACATTCATTACATCCATAATTTTCTCTGCAGTATGAATTCCGTGATGTGCAGGAAGGGTTGTGTGCCTGCTAGTAGTTTGGCCACATTTTTCATCTGTTGTctttccagtatgaattctccATTTAGAAGGCGTGCATGCTGGACAAAGGCCTTGCCACACTGGTTGCATTTGTGAGGTTACTGTCTAATATGAATCCTCTCATAGGCATGAATCAGTGAGCACTCTTTAACCAATTTTTctcacattcttctttttctttccttcttaaagattttatttatgtatttgacagagagatggagagagagcacaagtagagaggAGGatcaggcagggggagaggaagcaggaggctgtctgctgagcagggagctcagtgcagagctcaatcctgggaccctgggatcatgacctaagccacaaAACCGCctttgccacccaggtgccccattcaaaCATCCTGTACACTGGTAAGCCATCTATCCCATATGAATATTATGATGTTTAGGGAGGACCGAGTGCCTGTAAAGGCCTAACAACATTCTTGACGTTGGTCAAGTTTCTTTCCAGTATGAACTCTGAGATGTCGAGTAAGGTTTGAGCTGTGTATAAAGGCCTTGttacattcttgacattggtaaggtttctctccagtgtgaattctgTAATGTTTAGCAAAGAGTGAGCTGtggttaaaggccttgccacattcctgacactggtaaggtttctctccagtatgaattctgtgatgttgagtaaGGGATGACCTGTCAcaaaaggccttgccacattcttgacattcataaggtctctctccagtatgaattctgtgatgttgagtaaGGGATGACCTGTCACAAAAGCCCTTGCCACATtgttgacattggtaaggtttctttCCACTATGAGTTCTGTAATGTTTAGTCAGGGCTGAGCTGtggttaaaggccttgccacattcctgacattggtaaggtttttCTCCACTATGAGTTCTGTGATGTCCAGTAAGGGCTGACCTGTCAcaaaaggccttgccacattcttgacattggtaaggtttctctccactgTGAATTTTGTGGTGCCGAGAACGATTTGACTTCCAggtaaaggccttgccacattcttgacatcggtaaggtttctctccagtatgagttctCTGATGTTGAGTAAGGGTTGACCTGTCAcaaaaggcttttccacattctcgacattggtaaggtttctccccactatgaattctgtgatgttgaatAAGGGCTGGGTGCTTGTTAAAGCTCTTGCCACATTcatgacattggtaaggtttcttgCTAtgatgaattctgtgatgtctAGTAAGACCTGAGTGACTGTTAAaagccttgccacattcttgacatttgtaGGGtttttctccagaacagatctgCGAATGTTCATTTTTTGATAAACAGTCATTCAAGGTTTGACCACCTTCTtcacaaatgtgtattttttctccAGTATGCATTCGCTGATGTTGACATAGTGTTGAGTGGCAGTCAAAGCATTTACCACATTCCTTAAAAATGTTAGTTTCCTTTCCCAAAAGGATTATCTCATTGATGTTTACGCTTGATGACTGACAGAACATGGTCCCTGCTTTATTAGAACTGAATGCATTTTTTCCCTCgtgaattctctgatgatcaCCAACACTAGAGGACTGGTTATgagctttcccacattcattccATTTATGAGGACTGTCTCCCAAGCGGTGACCATTATGTATACTGAGGTTAGAGCTTGGATGAAAGCCTTCCCCACATTTATCACATTCATAATGGTTCTCTGCAAACCAAGCCTTGACACATCGGTGAACACTGGGGCCCTGGTTCAATGTTTTCTGAGATTCAGTGCATTGAATAATTCTGTCTCCAGTGAAAAGCCTCTGGTCATTCTGGAGGGTTGACTCCTCAGTGGAGCGCCTCTCATATGGATCCCACTGAGCACattgttcttcatttctaaatctcTGATTTAAGGTCAGGCCAGTCCTATTTTCTAAATGGCTCAAATCGTTATCTTCAGCATGGACTAGGTTACCTTCCAGATCTGCCAAATGGTCTGTCCACGAATAGCTATGTTTGAATATCTGACTGGAGCTTTTGCTGACAGAAACACACTGCTCTGCAGAAACAGTTGACTTAAAAAGGGAGGTTTTTTGCAGCGGTTTATATACTTCACCACGTGGGGCAGTGAGATTCTCATTAAGGGCAATTGCCTTGGTTTGGGTGTATCGTCCAGGATTTTTTTGATGCCTTTCACTCTCCCCATCATTGTCCCAGTCTCTGTGTAAGTATAAAATCTCAACAGCACTGTGTTTGTATCTGGTCATTGATTCATTCTGGAAAAAACCTTCTATGTTCTGCTTTAGCGGGAAACTCTGGGTGTCATGTGAAGATACAGCTGAAAGAtaccaaataaaagtaaaaccattGCACTTACTACAATCAGAAGAATATACTGAAGACTACTAATGCAGAAACATCAAGTGAAACAGACCATGTCAGAAAGATGGCTGACAACGAGTCACCAGGACCTCATTTCTCCATAGATACATATGGAGACAGAATTATTCAATGCACACAATGTATTGACCATATATCCTAATAGATAATTCTGTGATATGGTCACAGTGTAGCAGAAATCACTTTCATGTATCTCTAACAGTCAGAAAAAAGATCATATGACCTCAAATTAGCAGAAGAACGGAGGATATGGAAACAGATAAATGAACTGACTCAAATGGAGTAAAAATAGGAACCTATCAAGCACAGGAAGAGTTGTTTGGTGGAAAAGATCAACAACACTGGCAGCTAATTAACTaaataaagaataacaaaaaaaaaactgattataaAGATAAGTGAAGAAGTGAAAGCAGACACAGTATAACTGACTGCAGGAATAAAAGTGATTGTAAGAGGCAACAGTGGATCATCAGTGCCCACAAATTCATACTAAAAGACAAGTACAAATTTCAGAAAAGGtttaacaggggcgcctgtgtggctcagtgggttaagcggctgccttcgactcaggtcatgatctcagggtcctgggatagagtcccgcatcgggctctctgctcagcagggagcctgcttccctctctctctctctctgcctgcctctccatctacttgtaattcctctctgtcaaataa
This region includes:
- the LOC116579143 gene encoding zinc finger protein 429-like: MAGSQGLLTFRDVAIEFSEDEWECLTHTQRQLYWDVMLESYGHLLFLAGLLSKPDLIMFLEQEKQLWDVKRKETRGFHSAVSSHDTQSFPLKQNIEGFFQNESMTRYKHSAVEILYLHRDWDNDGESERHQKNPGRYTQTKAIALNENLTAPRGEVYKPLQKTSLFKSTVSAEQCVSVSKSSSQIFKHSYSWTDHLADLEGNLVHAEDNDLSHLENRTGLTLNQRFRNEEQCAQWDPYERRSTEESTLQNDQRLFTGDRIIQCTESQKTLNQGPSVHRCVKAWFAENHYECDKCGEGFHPSSNLSIHNGHRLGDSPHKWNECGKAHNQSSSVGDHQRIHEGKNAFSSNKAGTMFCQSSSVNINEIILLGKETNIFKECGKCFDCHSTLCQHQRMHTGEKIHICEEGGQTLNDCLSKNEHSQICSGEKPYKCQECGKAFNSHSGLTRHHRIHHSKKPYQCHECGKSFNKHPALIQHHRIHSGEKPYQCRECGKAFCDRSTLTQHQRTHTGEKPYRCQECGKAFNHSSLFAKHYRIHTGEKPYQCQECNKAFIHSSNLTRHLRVHTGKKLDQRQECC